AGGTACGTTGAAGTCTACGCGAACGAACACCCTTTTCCCAGATACGTCTACGTCTCTTACGCTCTTCTTGTTATATGCCATGGTCCATTACCTCCGGATTTAGGTCTAGACCCGCGGAAAGGCGCCCCCGCCTTGCTTGCCGGAGCGCCTTCCTTCCCTGCGGGATGTGTGTTCGCGAATCTTAGAGGCCCTTGCCGGCGATGTAGGACACGAGGTCTACGACGCGGTTCGAGTAGCCCCACTCGTTGTCGTACCAGGAGACGACCTTCACCATGTTGTCGCCTACGACCATCGTCGACAATGCGTCGATCGTGGACGAAGCCGGGTCGCCGTTGTAGTCGCTCGAGACGAGCGGCTCCTCGGAGTAGTTCATGATGCCCTTCAGGCGGGAGTTCGCAGCGTCCTTCAGGACGGCGTTCACTTCTTCGACCGTAACGTTCTTGGACACTTCGACGACGAGGTCCGTGACGGATACGTTCGGCGTAGCGACGCGGAACGCCATGCCGTTCAGCTTGCCCTTGAGCTCAGGCAATACGAGGGAGACGGCTTTCGCCGCGCCCGTCGTGGACGGGATGATGTTCTCCGCAGCGGCGCGCGCGCGGCGCAGGTCCTTGTGCGGCAGGTCGAGCACGGATTGATCGTTCGTGTACGAGTGAACCGTCGTCATCATGCCCTTGACGATGCCGAAGCTGTCGTTGAGCACTTTGGCGAAAGGCGCCAAGCAGTTCGTCGTGCAGGACGCGTTGGAGATGACCGTGTGCGCCGCCGGATCGTACTTCTCTTCGTTGACGCCCATAACGATCGTGATGTCTTCGTTCGTCGCCGGAGCGGAGATGATGACTTTCTTCGCGCCGCCCTTGAGGTGAGCTTCCGCCTTCTCCTTCGCCGTGAAAATGCCCGTCGACTCGACGACGATTTCCGCGCCTACGCTTGCCCACGGCAGGTTGCCAGGGTCGCGCTCGGAAAATACTTTCACCGTCTTGCCGTTTACGATCAGGGCGCCTTCGCCCGCTTCTACCGTCGCGTCGAGCTTGCCGTGCGTCGTGTCGTATTTGAGCAAGTGCGCGAGCGTCTTGACGTCCGTCAAATCGTTGATCGCGACTACGTCTACATCCGGGTTGTTCAAGGCTGCGCGGAATACGTTGCGCCCGATCCGACCGAAACCGTTAATGCCTACTTTTACCATGAAGAAAACCTCCTAAAAAATATGTTTATATCAAGACGCGCTGCCGCCTGGGTGTTTCCGGTACATCATATCAGGTGCTTGCGTCAAGAGAACTGAACTGCAGCATGGCCATGGCGGCCGCTTCGTCGGTAATCAATACGTCTTCTTGCCCGTTCTTCAAGACGGCGGCGATCGCTTCCGCCTTGCTTCCGCCGCCGGCGACCGCGATGACGGTCTCCATGCGCTGGATGTCCTCGAGCCGGAGTCCGACCGTCGGCATCCGATGCACGACTTCTCCGGCCCTGTTGTAGTAGTAGCCGAACGATTCGGCCACCGCGCCGCCCGTGCGGAGCTTCTGAATCGTCTCCGCGTCCACTCGTCTTCTGCGAGCCATCTCATAGGCTTCCCCAATGCCGTGCACCGCAATGCGGGCGCGCCGCACAATATCTGCCACTTCGCGGATATGGGGTTCGCTCATGAGCGTGGCGATCGCCTCTTCGCCGACGTCGTCCGGCACGTGCATCAGCCGGTAGCCGCCGCCCGTGCGCTTCGCCATCGTGGACGCGATCGTGCCGGACTGCAGCTCGACCCGTTCGCCGAGGCCCCCGCGGGCGGGGACGAACAAGGCGCCCTTCAGGCCTTGCGACGCGCTGAGGTGATCGGCGACCTCGACGATCGTCGAGCCGCCGGTGATCGCGACGACGAGCGGCTCGTTGTCCGCGCGTTCCATCGCCGCCGCGGCTCGCGTCAGCTCGGCGGCGCCCGCCTTGCCGAGCTCCCGCTTCGCGAGCGGGTCGCGGTCGGCGTCGCCCGGGACGACGACGACTTGGCGCAGCCCGAACGCCGCGGCGAGCCGATCCTCCAGCTCCGCGAGACCGAACCATTCCTTCATCATCGGCTCCATGTCCGCGAGCAGGGAGATGCCGGCATCGCTGACGCGCATGCCCGACGTCTCGATGTCGACGAGCCCTTGCGACTTCAGAAATTCCGTCTCGGCGCGCAGCACGCGCTCCGACATGCCGAGCGCGGCGGCCAGCGTGCGCCGTCCGACCGCCCCGGCGTGCCGGAGATGCCTTAGAATCGTATATCGCTTCTTCAAAACGTCCACGACGTCCGGAGCCAACACTCTCTGAATTTCGAGAACGGTCCGCATGACGAACCTCCCCTTGCCGCGCCGCGCGCATAACGATCTTCTTCGCGAGCGCTTGACCTTCTCATTTTATCCGGTTCGCGCCGGCGTCAAACGGGGAGGAATCTTTCTGTGGGACCAATTACGTCCCGACCATCCGTTTTCCGTCCCACTAACATCATTTTACTCTAGCGTTTGGAAGGATGCAACTCCTTTTCAAAGAAATTTGACCCTTCCGGAAAATGGATTTTTTACGGGCTTGCATTTTCTCCGCGGATGTCATATACTTAATTTCGCTGTCACAACAACACGCGCCCGTGGTCCAATGGATATGACGTAGGCCTCCGGAGCCTGAGATCGGGGTTCAATTCCCTGCGGGCGCGCCATACATACCAACAAGAGCTTCCGCAATCGCGGGGGCTTTTTTTTATTTGCCCCGCGTGGGGCGTCGGGGCGTTCCGCTTCCGACACACTTCATATAAGGAGGGCCCAGAGGACGAGCCCGGGCGGTGTACCCGCTGCGTCTCTTTCTAACCTGATTTCTTTTGCTCAGGCAGCAGTCCACTCCAAACACGCAGGCCCATAAGTATTGGAATCAGATTCGAACGAACCGCGTGGTCGCGCGTTACCGCGAACACCCTACCCGAGCGAAAGAAATGAGGTCGGAAAGACAGCTAGAATCGAAAGACGCCGCCCGTCCCGAAGGACGAGCGGCGTCGTCGAACTATCGCTTACTTATAAATGAGCACCTGAGCGGCGGAGCGATCGGAAGCTTCGCCGATCACCCCTACCTTCAGCCCGAACTGCGGCAGCAGGCGGCCTGCGTCCGGCAGCCCGGCGTTCGCGTAATCGGCGCCGTCGTTGAACAGCGGATTATGCGACGCGTTCGGATCCGTAATCGTCAGACCGTAGATAGACGTATAATCGATGTCCATCTTCTCGCCTTTCTCGAGACCGAACGCGGCGTCGTGGAGCTGGAAGCGCGAAGCGGCAGGCACGCCGTCGCTCCACTTCACGACCTTCTGGTCCGCGTCCACGAGGCCGAGGAAGCCCTCGCCCGGGTGAATGCCGGTCCAGTTGTCGGTGTACGATTCGTCCACGTACCAGATCAAGAGGCCCGGGTCGTACGACATCAAGCTGTCTCCCCGGAGGATATGCGCCAGTCCGGCGTCGACGCCGTTGTGCGAACGCCACTCGAGCAAGTAATATTGCGCCGCCGTGAACGTTCCCGTATCGACGGTAAACCCGTCGAGCGCGAACGCCGGCTCCGTCGACGCCTCCGCGCCGTCCGACAGAACCGTCTCGCCGTCGATCGTAACCGCGATGTCGTC
The DNA window shown above is from Paenibacillus antri and carries:
- the gap gene encoding type I glyceraldehyde-3-phosphate dehydrogenase, with product MVKVGINGFGRIGRNVFRAALNNPDVDVVAINDLTDVKTLAHLLKYDTTHGKLDATVEAGEGALIVNGKTVKVFSERDPGNLPWASVGAEIVVESTGIFTAKEKAEAHLKGGAKKVIISAPATNEDITIVMGVNEEKYDPAAHTVISNASCTTNCLAPFAKVLNDSFGIVKGMMTTVHSYTNDQSVLDLPHKDLRRARAAAENIIPSTTGAAKAVSLVLPELKGKLNGMAFRVATPNVSVTDLVVEVSKNVTVEEVNAVLKDAANSRLKGIMNYSEEPLVSSDYNGDPASSTIDALSTMVVGDNMVKVVSWYDNEWGYSNRVVDLVSYIAGKGL
- a CDS encoding sugar-binding transcriptional regulator, with the protein product MRTVLEIQRVLAPDVVDVLKKRYTILRHLRHAGAVGRRTLAAALGMSERVLRAETEFLKSQGLVDIETSGMRVSDAGISLLADMEPMMKEWFGLAELEDRLAAAFGLRQVVVVPGDADRDPLAKRELGKAGAAELTRAAAAMERADNEPLVVAITGGSTIVEVADHLSASQGLKGALFVPARGGLGERVELQSGTIASTMAKRTGGGYRLMHVPDDVGEEAIATLMSEPHIREVADIVRRARIAVHGIGEAYEMARRRRVDAETIQKLRTGGAVAESFGYYYNRAGEVVHRMPTVGLRLEDIQRMETVIAVAGGGSKAEAIAAVLKNGQEDVLITDEAAAMAMLQFSSLDAST